Proteins encoded in a region of the Ferrimicrobium sp. genome:
- the serS gene encoding serine--tRNA ligase — protein MIDLRILRENPDRVTRLLGTRNVPSDEVAKLLELDTELRRTLAERDEIRASINQLSKSVGELRRAGQVDEATQAQERSRTLGEQVKELETRASELTEARDAIWLVTPNLPAKEAPIGEDERDNRVVRYWSPEDGHRGVEDFELPTFADHQRVPHWETGTELGILDFERATKISGSMFSMYRGPGARLLRSLTSLALDMHAEAFEEIRPPTLVKRETMQATGHLPKFVDEAYAIERDDLYLIPTAEVPLTSLGRNEILEEAQLPLRFAAYTPCFRREAGAAGRDTRGLLRLHEFDKVELLSYCTPDQGHDLFLEVLRRAELLLQALGLTYRVLDLCTGDLGQSSARTFDLEVFSPGTDKWLEVSSVSLFTDYQARRANIRYRSSDGSVNYVYTVNGSALAWGRVIAAMLEIGRQPDGSVLLAEVLAPYFRGTTITKSEKSLPPISKNR, from the coding sequence ATGATCGATCTGCGAATCCTGCGAGAAAACCCTGACCGAGTCACCAGGTTGCTCGGCACCCGAAACGTCCCCTCCGATGAGGTCGCCAAGCTCCTCGAACTCGATACCGAGCTGCGACGGACCTTGGCTGAGCGTGACGAGATTCGTGCCTCGATCAACCAGCTCTCCAAGAGCGTAGGCGAACTCCGTCGTGCCGGCCAGGTCGATGAGGCGACCCAAGCCCAAGAGCGCTCCCGTACCCTCGGTGAACAGGTCAAGGAGTTAGAGACGCGTGCCAGCGAACTCACTGAGGCTCGCGACGCGATCTGGCTGGTTACGCCGAACCTGCCCGCTAAGGAGGCACCGATCGGCGAGGACGAGCGTGACAACCGGGTGGTGCGCTACTGGTCCCCAGAGGATGGTCATCGCGGGGTAGAGGACTTCGAGCTGCCTACCTTCGCCGACCATCAGCGAGTCCCCCATTGGGAGACCGGCACTGAATTGGGCATTCTCGACTTCGAACGCGCCACCAAAATATCCGGATCGATGTTCTCCATGTATCGGGGCCCTGGGGCACGACTGTTGCGCTCGCTGACCAGCTTGGCCCTCGACATGCACGCCGAGGCCTTCGAGGAGATCCGTCCACCCACCCTGGTCAAGCGAGAGACCATGCAGGCAACCGGCCATCTCCCGAAGTTCGTCGATGAAGCCTATGCTATCGAACGCGACGATCTTTATCTGATTCCTACCGCCGAGGTACCGCTCACCTCGTTGGGGCGTAATGAGATCCTCGAGGAGGCCCAACTCCCTCTTCGCTTTGCCGCCTACACTCCCTGCTTCCGTCGTGAGGCCGGTGCTGCTGGTCGCGACACACGAGGCTTACTACGCCTACACGAATTCGACAAGGTGGAGCTCCTCTCCTACTGCACCCCCGATCAAGGCCATGACCTTTTTCTCGAAGTACTCCGACGAGCAGAACTCCTGTTGCAGGCGTTGGGGCTCACCTATCGCGTACTGGACCTGTGTACGGGCGATCTCGGCCAATCCTCGGCAAGAACCTTCGATCTTGAGGTCTTCTCTCCGGGAACGGACAAATGGCTCGAAGTGAGTTCGGTGAGCCTCTTCACCGATTACCAAGCACGGCGAGCCAATATCCGCTATCGCTCAAGCGACGGATCCGTGAACTACGTCTACACGGTCAACGGATCAGCCTTGGCCTGGGGAAGGGTCATTGCGGCCATGCTCGAGATCGGTCGCCAGCCAGACGGCAGCGTCCTCCTCGCCGAGGTGCTGGCTCCGTACTTCCGCGGAACCACCATCACGAAATCGGAGAAATCTCTTCCGCCGATTTCCAAAAACCGCTGA
- a CDS encoding AAA family ATPase, producing MQLLSVHLERVRKFREPFELHGLSAGINLIHGPNEVGKSTIQAAIAAVFTERYSSQAPQQDLAPNDMPDARPLVQVTFLHEGVTYELSKEFYRRGGTCVLRSGSTVLSGDEAVARLVELFRFEAPQARVITESQLGLPGVFWVPQGRSLGAQAAMEHARSFFVREIGEEIGSSRETAADALIARLERVRGEVVTPTGRGGPLAAARRELEASMAALAEQEQRKSNSEGLRDRLEQLQARLGLLVSQGVEAMLIEELGLHQRRKEELSRALEERARVASALAGLGDQIGYTEERLHQLAEEQAQLAEARLAIADVERSINECQTTLTSHQEARATLGARTAAMAAKRRFRDLMRDRQERQDQLSSIDEQDRQLRSALVEVEEIVGQINEIQDRLAGLEFGEGSEVLAQLEASVAQLRSRLQTLSTMVAIEVEEVDRLYIDGQLASGSRVLMLEEEMTLAIPGVVKISLTPQESAAVLREELNGKDSELQRRLVALGVESAADLRLREREYRELTLSLQNLTRERMRLEGEGESIPERLARLERLREAQTARLRDIETELGELSDVDDGDQSLEDLDQLTTMNTFHAAEIDRLEGELGTLRREQIRLSEAISWLQTSVERQGDEQGMSALQVQREELVSQRAERVAELEVLGQLIGSEDLATVEDRITSYEERLGEHRLQVQQCREQRQEVLGQMRADPFSEEELAAAEVKVEQAKLLVTSLEERSSALTVLIEIARDIVAEVQHDLNAPMQGRINRYAQQLFGEAAVELDDSFAPQQLVRGRTWESIDRLSWGTREQMALLTRLGVADLMAERGVPVFLMLDDAMLNADGVRLMRLKSILSSAQQRYQILLFTCRPELFSDLVGARSYELGATPHS from the coding sequence ATGCAGCTTCTCTCGGTCCATCTGGAGAGGGTAAGGAAATTTCGGGAGCCCTTCGAACTCCATGGTCTGAGCGCAGGCATCAACCTCATCCACGGACCAAATGAGGTGGGTAAGAGCACCATTCAGGCTGCTATCGCAGCGGTTTTCACGGAACGCTATAGCTCTCAGGCGCCGCAACAGGATCTCGCCCCCAACGACATGCCTGACGCCCGACCCTTGGTACAGGTGACCTTCCTCCATGAGGGGGTGACCTATGAGCTGTCAAAGGAGTTCTATCGGCGAGGTGGGACCTGTGTGTTGCGTAGCGGTTCGACGGTGTTGAGTGGAGATGAGGCCGTTGCGCGCCTAGTCGAACTCTTTCGTTTCGAGGCACCTCAGGCTCGCGTCATCACCGAGAGTCAGCTTGGGCTCCCCGGTGTGTTTTGGGTGCCTCAAGGCAGGTCGCTTGGTGCGCAGGCTGCCATGGAGCATGCGCGCAGCTTCTTCGTCCGTGAGATTGGTGAGGAGATTGGGTCCTCACGTGAGACTGCAGCCGATGCGCTGATCGCCCGGCTGGAACGTGTCCGAGGTGAGGTGGTGACCCCAACGGGCAGAGGAGGACCCCTTGCTGCGGCTAGGCGAGAGCTGGAGGCGAGCATGGCAGCCCTCGCCGAGCAAGAACAACGCAAGTCGAATTCAGAGGGTCTTCGCGACCGCTTAGAGCAACTACAGGCCAGACTTGGCTTGCTTGTATCCCAGGGTGTGGAGGCGATGCTGATCGAGGAACTTGGCCTGCATCAACGGCGCAAGGAGGAGCTGTCCCGTGCCTTGGAGGAGCGTGCCCGTGTGGCGTCAGCACTGGCAGGCCTCGGGGATCAGATTGGGTACACCGAGGAACGTTTGCATCAACTGGCCGAGGAACAGGCACAACTCGCCGAGGCTAGGCTTGCCATCGCTGATGTCGAGCGTTCCATCAATGAGTGCCAAACGACACTCACTTCTCATCAGGAGGCTCGCGCGACCCTCGGGGCTAGGACCGCAGCGATGGCGGCGAAGCGAAGGTTTCGGGATCTCATGCGGGACCGTCAAGAGCGCCAAGATCAGCTCTCTTCGATCGATGAGCAGGATCGCCAGCTACGATCAGCGCTGGTAGAGGTAGAGGAGATTGTTGGACAGATTAACGAGATCCAGGATCGCTTGGCTGGTTTGGAGTTTGGTGAAGGGAGCGAGGTGCTCGCCCAGCTCGAGGCGAGCGTGGCCCAGTTGCGGTCCCGACTTCAGACGCTCTCTACGATGGTGGCGATCGAGGTCGAGGAGGTTGACCGTCTCTACATCGATGGACAGTTAGCGTCGGGTTCACGTGTGCTCATGCTTGAAGAAGAGATGACGCTTGCGATCCCCGGTGTCGTCAAGATCTCCTTGACTCCCCAAGAGAGTGCGGCAGTGTTGCGAGAGGAGCTCAACGGCAAAGACAGCGAACTCCAGCGACGCCTGGTGGCCCTTGGAGTCGAGAGCGCTGCCGATCTACGGCTGCGAGAGCGCGAATATCGCGAGTTGACGCTCTCACTACAGAACCTCACCCGAGAGCGGATGCGCCTGGAGGGGGAGGGGGAGAGCATCCCAGAGCGTTTGGCGAGACTCGAACGTCTCCGTGAGGCCCAGACTGCGCGACTGAGAGACATCGAGACGGAACTTGGCGAGCTCAGTGATGTCGATGACGGAGATCAGTCCTTGGAAGATCTCGATCAACTCACGACGATGAACACCTTTCACGCTGCAGAGATTGACCGACTTGAGGGTGAACTGGGGACACTCCGCCGCGAGCAAATCCGCCTGAGCGAGGCGATCAGTTGGCTGCAGACTTCGGTGGAGCGCCAAGGTGACGAGCAGGGAATGAGTGCGCTGCAGGTGCAGCGTGAGGAGTTGGTGTCTCAGCGAGCCGAACGTGTGGCGGAGCTGGAAGTGCTAGGGCAATTGATTGGATCGGAAGACCTTGCGACGGTGGAAGATCGCATCACCAGCTACGAGGAGCGCCTCGGAGAACACCGCCTGCAGGTCCAACAATGCCGCGAGCAGCGACAGGAGGTCCTCGGGCAGATGCGAGCAGATCCGTTCTCCGAGGAAGAGTTGGCTGCCGCCGAGGTGAAGGTGGAACAGGCCAAACTGCTGGTCACCTCGCTTGAGGAGCGCAGCAGTGCACTTACGGTGCTGATTGAAATCGCAAGAGACATCGTCGCCGAGGTTCAGCACGATCTCAACGCCCCGATGCAGGGTCGGATCAACCGCTACGCTCAGCAACTCTTTGGAGAGGCGGCGGTCGAGCTCGATGACTCGTTTGCGCCCCAGCAGCTAGTCCGCGGGCGCACCTGGGAGTCGATCGACCGGCTGTCATGGGGGACCCGTGAGCAGATGGCGCTGCTCACCCGACTCGGCGTCGCCGATCTGATGGCAGAACGTGGGGTACCGGTCTTCTTGATGCTCGATGACGCGATGTTGAACGCCGATGGCGTGCGGTTGATGCGGTTAAAGTCGATTCTCAGTTCTGCCCAACAGCGTTACCAGATACTGCTGTTCACCTGCCGGCCAGAACTCTTCTCTGATCTGGTCGGAGCCCGAAGCTATGAGCTTGGAGCTACTCCACACTCTTGA
- a CDS encoding MMPL family transporter, protein MNNSVPNNFFSKLGRSVLAHRRLVVIVWVLLFLAGGVAAGKVVSRLSYNFATPGQPGYVASQQILRHFGNGGQNPPAIAVIAGVDNATTPTVANALTSVAQQYPSIRFVDSFNAPGLDLLQHGDEVVYLFGGPPTSLAPSTVPNQITARLSHDLPTLHVALTGEAQLASAGKSSGFGVLAETIIAGVGALAILAFVFASVLAIIPLVIAAVSILATFLILLGLSYLTSVAFVVEFLVSLIGLGIAIDYSLLIVTRWREERGNGLDNRDAILMSMATAGRSVALSGVTVAVGLLALIVLPVPLLRSTGIGGVLIPVISIAVVLTLLPVLLSLVGERLDWPHRKIAQGGSPTWHRIGTFITSHAWPSLIFAGVLIVIFALPIFGIRLGQDQAGSQSSSTPAALTYHALLRAGYMPGILSPMEVIEQPSQAAHVTSMVRSTPGIVGAAHPNGLSGTRSGLADVIAIPNVETVNSANFAPVNALDSLAQHHPSIIGVAGLGPNDLDSTNAIYGQTPLMLGIIAILTFLLLSTALRSIILAIKAVIVNLFSLAATFGILTWFWQSGHLSKLIFGIPATGAITFWIPISTFAFLFGLSMDYEVFILTRIREEYDVTKSTQTAIINGLSRTGKLVTSAALILFLAFASLASAPLTDIRVLATGLGIGILVDATIIRGIAVPALIQLFGRLNWWVPTWWPNRAPNETSGASAAPPISTPVAR, encoded by the coding sequence ATGAATAATTCAGTTCCGAATAATTTCTTTAGTAAGCTAGGTCGTAGCGTACTCGCTCATCGCCGTCTAGTGGTTATCGTCTGGGTTCTGCTTTTCCTCGCTGGTGGCGTTGCCGCCGGCAAGGTTGTCAGTCGACTGAGTTACAACTTTGCCACTCCCGGACAGCCTGGCTACGTTGCCTCACAGCAGATCTTGCGACACTTTGGCAATGGTGGCCAGAATCCACCAGCGATCGCCGTGATCGCTGGCGTGGACAACGCCACGACACCGACCGTCGCGAACGCCCTCACCTCAGTCGCCCAACAGTACCCAAGCATTCGTTTTGTCGACTCCTTCAACGCGCCCGGACTGGATCTGCTCCAGCATGGTGACGAGGTGGTCTACCTCTTCGGCGGACCTCCCACCTCACTCGCCCCCTCCACAGTGCCAAACCAGATCACCGCTAGGCTCAGCCACGACCTCCCCACACTGCACGTCGCACTCACCGGAGAGGCCCAACTCGCCTCTGCCGGTAAGAGTTCCGGATTCGGCGTCTTAGCCGAGACGATCATCGCTGGGGTAGGGGCACTGGCCATCCTCGCCTTTGTCTTTGCCTCGGTGTTGGCGATTATTCCGTTGGTGATCGCGGCTGTCTCTATCTTGGCTACCTTCCTCATCCTGCTTGGCCTTAGCTACCTCACTTCGGTAGCGTTTGTGGTCGAGTTTCTGGTCTCGCTCATCGGTCTCGGTATCGCCATCGACTACTCGCTGCTCATCGTCACGCGCTGGCGTGAAGAGCGAGGTAATGGCCTTGACAATCGAGACGCGATCTTGATGTCCATGGCGACCGCTGGCCGGTCCGTCGCACTCTCTGGCGTCACCGTCGCCGTCGGACTCCTTGCGTTGATCGTGCTACCGGTACCGCTGTTACGGTCCACTGGAATCGGAGGGGTGCTGATCCCGGTCATCTCGATCGCAGTCGTGCTCACATTATTGCCGGTCCTGCTCTCGCTCGTCGGTGAACGTCTCGACTGGCCCCATCGAAAGATCGCCCAAGGTGGCTCTCCTACGTGGCATCGCATTGGCACGTTCATCACGAGCCATGCCTGGCCATCGTTAATCTTCGCCGGTGTGCTTATCGTCATCTTTGCATTACCGATCTTTGGCATTCGACTCGGACAGGATCAGGCCGGAAGCCAATCAAGCTCAACTCCTGCCGCTCTTACCTATCACGCACTCTTGCGTGCAGGGTATATGCCCGGCATCCTGTCGCCGATGGAGGTCATAGAGCAACCGAGTCAGGCCGCGCATGTGACGTCCATGGTACGATCGACCCCAGGGATCGTCGGGGCCGCGCATCCAAATGGCCTATCAGGCACCCGAAGCGGACTCGCCGATGTTATTGCCATTCCGAACGTCGAAACCGTCAACTCCGCCAACTTCGCTCCCGTCAATGCACTGGACTCACTCGCCCAGCACCATCCCTCCATTATCGGCGTGGCCGGGCTCGGACCCAACGACCTCGACTCCACCAACGCCATCTATGGGCAAACGCCGCTGATGCTCGGCATCATCGCCATTTTGACGTTCCTCCTACTTTCGACAGCGCTCAGGAGTATCATCCTTGCCATCAAGGCAGTGATCGTCAACCTCTTCTCGCTTGCGGCCACCTTCGGCATTCTCACCTGGTTCTGGCAATCCGGTCATCTCTCCAAACTCATCTTTGGTATTCCCGCCACCGGTGCCATCACCTTTTGGATTCCGATCTCGACCTTTGCCTTCCTCTTCGGCCTTTCGATGGACTACGAGGTTTTTATTCTCACGCGCATCCGAGAAGAGTACGATGTGACCAAATCGACACAAACAGCGATCATCAACGGTCTCTCGAGGACAGGCAAACTGGTAACGAGCGCTGCGCTCATCCTGTTCCTCGCCTTCGCCTCGCTTGCTTCTGCGCCACTCACCGACATCCGGGTGCTGGCGACGGGTCTAGGGATCGGCATCCTCGTTGACGCCACCATCATCAGAGGGATCGCTGTCCCTGCCCTGATCCAGCTCTTTGGCCGCTTGAACTGGTGGGTGCCAACCTGGTGGCCCAACCGAGCGCCCAACGAGACGAGCGGCGCGTCGGCAGCGCCACCCATCAGCACGCCGGTAGCTCGTTAG
- a CDS encoding TIGR04053 family radical SAM/SPASM domain-containing protein, with product MKTARDVRYDQTPQLVFWETTKACPLACRHCRADAISCGLPDQLTTEEGIDLIDQIASFGQPSPILIMTGGDVLMRTDLDELIVAAKARGVRVALAPAVSHLLSEERAEELRGLGVRSVSISLDGVGDVHDQIRGVNGHFAQTAQAIDVLARLGFTVQINSTVMVDTVHELPKIVAFLVSKGIKIWEVFFVIEVGRGVSMLSLSPEGNEDVANFLYDMSGYGLVVRTVEAPFFRRVVRERQEGKRTTGPLYDELVAGVRRRIGAPIHANRVALASTRDGKGIIFVAHNGDVYPSGFLPVTLGSVREQSLVSIYRDNPLLGDIRGARFHGSCGSCDYRDLCGGSRSRAFASFGDPLASDPACLMAN from the coding sequence ATGAAAACTGCACGAGATGTTCGTTACGATCAAACACCGCAACTGGTCTTTTGGGAGACCACGAAGGCGTGCCCGTTGGCTTGTCGACACTGTCGGGCGGATGCGATCTCTTGTGGCCTGCCCGATCAGCTCACCACCGAGGAGGGTATCGACCTTATCGATCAGATCGCGAGTTTTGGCCAGCCGAGTCCTATTCTGATCATGACCGGTGGCGATGTCTTGATGCGGACAGACCTCGATGAACTGATCGTCGCCGCCAAGGCTCGTGGCGTGCGTGTGGCCCTCGCCCCTGCGGTGAGTCACCTGCTCTCAGAGGAGCGGGCCGAAGAGTTGCGAGGGTTGGGTGTCCGGTCGGTTTCCATCTCGCTCGATGGGGTCGGTGATGTCCACGATCAGATTCGAGGGGTCAATGGTCATTTCGCACAGACGGCACAGGCTATCGATGTGTTGGCGCGATTGGGCTTCACGGTACAGATCAACTCGACGGTGATGGTGGATACCGTCCATGAATTGCCCAAAATCGTCGCCTTCCTTGTCTCCAAGGGCATCAAGATCTGGGAGGTCTTCTTCGTGATTGAGGTGGGTCGAGGCGTCTCGATGCTCTCGTTGTCTCCCGAGGGGAACGAAGATGTCGCCAACTTTCTCTACGACATGAGTGGTTATGGACTCGTGGTGCGCACCGTCGAGGCTCCCTTCTTCAGAAGGGTGGTTCGCGAGCGCCAAGAGGGGAAGAGGACCACCGGTCCTCTCTACGATGAACTCGTCGCTGGGGTGCGGCGTCGTATCGGGGCCCCGATACATGCCAACCGTGTGGCGCTGGCGAGCACTCGTGACGGCAAAGGGATTATCTTTGTCGCCCACAACGGTGATGTCTATCCGTCGGGATTTCTCCCGGTAACCCTTGGTTCGGTCCGTGAGCAATCGCTCGTGTCCATCTATCGGGACAACCCTCTATTGGGCGACATCCGGGGAGCCCGGTTCCATGGGAGCTGTGGTAGTTGTGACTATCGTGACCTCTGCGGTGGCTCACGCTCACGGGCCTTTGCCTCGTTTGGAGATCCTCTCGCCTCAGATCCGGCCTGTTTGATGGCCAACTAG
- a CDS encoding GNAT family N-acetyltransferase codes for MNNHATADNHATAEHALVHLTPLGIATCKAIARGERQSNWASDYPSNGDRFIALGALERQEGPFPWCHYQVLLASGLLIGGAGFHGAPVNETVEIGYGIVGSQRGRGCATQAVSLLLQIAEQAREVAVVRATTLPTNLGSQRVLEHLGFSRIQDAGEEFVYLKSVE; via the coding sequence TTGAACAACCACGCGACGGCAGACAACCACGCGACGGCAGAGCATGCCCTGGTCCACCTCACTCCCCTGGGTATCGCTACGTGCAAGGCGATCGCGAGGGGGGAGCGCCAGTCCAACTGGGCAAGCGATTACCCCTCGAACGGCGACCGCTTCATCGCCCTTGGTGCGCTCGAACGGCAAGAGGGGCCATTTCCGTGGTGCCACTACCAGGTACTCCTAGCAAGTGGTCTCCTCATCGGTGGAGCCGGGTTCCACGGCGCACCCGTCAATGAAACGGTCGAGATCGGTTACGGAATCGTCGGTTCCCAACGCGGGCGCGGATGCGCCACCCAAGCGGTTTCACTTCTCCTCCAGATTGCTGAGCAGGCGAGAGAGGTGGCGGTGGTACGAGCGACGACGCTACCGACCAACCTTGGCTCACAGCGGGTGTTGGAGCACCTGGGCTTCTCACGCATCCAGGATGCGGGCGAAGAGTTCGTCTATCTCAAGAGTGTGGAGTAG
- the sdhD gene encoding succinate dehydrogenase, hydrophobic membrane anchor protein, which produces MAAALTRSQGRGQRSSRQNFETWAWFFMRVSGIILFFLALIHMYIMHIENDVTNTTVSFVARRWANPWWKLFDWWLLVLGLLHGGNGLRTIIDDYVKKPLKRTLTKALLYVVGSGLFLLGTITVLTFK; this is translated from the coding sequence ATGGCAGCCGCACTGACCAGGAGTCAAGGAAGAGGGCAACGGAGTTCCCGTCAGAACTTTGAGACATGGGCGTGGTTTTTCATGCGTGTCTCCGGAATCATCCTCTTCTTCCTCGCACTCATCCACATGTACATCATGCACATCGAAAACGATGTCACCAACACCACCGTCAGCTTTGTGGCCCGACGATGGGCGAACCCATGGTGGAAGCTCTTTGACTGGTGGTTACTGGTCCTGGGACTGCTCCACGGCGGTAATGGCCTACGGACCATCATCGACGACTATGTGAAGAAGCCCTTAAAGCGCACACTGACAAAGGCGTTGCTCTACGTGGTTGGCAGTGGTCTGTTCCTGCTCGGCACCATCACTGTCTTGACCTTCAAGTAA
- a CDS encoding MarR family winged helix-turn-helix transcriptional regulator has translation MTNRDREELRPFGESVAFMLSFLGAMETQSFRSLMTSLSLEPRSFGVLRVLAEVGSLTQHRLAERAHVPASTLVAMLDDLEANGLIARSPHPGDRRAHQVRLTTQGREVVDRATVLAWRHEEAVTAGFSPVERQQLLAALSRILQNLNEQSHEQSQ, from the coding sequence GTGACCAACCGTGATCGTGAAGAGCTGCGCCCCTTTGGTGAGAGTGTTGCCTTCATGCTGTCGTTTCTCGGAGCCATGGAGACGCAGAGTTTTCGCTCGTTGATGACCTCTCTTTCCCTGGAGCCTCGAAGCTTTGGCGTCCTTCGCGTCCTCGCCGAGGTCGGGTCACTCACTCAGCATCGCCTCGCTGAGCGCGCGCACGTCCCAGCGAGTACCTTGGTCGCCATGCTTGATGATCTGGAGGCTAACGGCCTCATCGCGCGCAGCCCTCACCCCGGTGATCGGCGTGCCCATCAGGTGCGCTTGACCACGCAAGGGCGTGAGGTGGTCGACCGGGCAACCGTGCTCGCCTGGCGCCACGAGGAGGCGGTCACTGCTGGCTTTTCACCCGTAGAGCGCCAGCAACTGCTGGCGGCCCTCTCCCGGATTCTGCAAAATCTCAATGAGCAATCTCATGAGCAATCTCAATGA
- a CDS encoding DNA repair exonuclease, translating to MVKFIHTADWQIGETFRFFGERSLYLKDARHAAVERIAQLAVDERVDFVLVAGDVFEFARPDRVSLQRLARAMERFEGPWLLLPGNHDAAVPHGIWDQLADGSIFGPGVVLMTTPSPILLDSCATAVLPAPLQARYAGRDLTEDLDRMETPSGYVRVGVAHGAVKGILPEMAEANNPIASDRARQASLDYLALGDWHGFYRINERTYYSGTPETDRFTHNDSGSVAVVEIAAQGALPAVSLHRTTRFDWHEQTVTLGSQTDLARLEQELQRFNATDVVKLSIRGYVDLEDLEALNRLEEVMRARVQALDWDVSEVEISPTDDEIASLALAGVHGFVLSRLLERRDAIDARVFRRAVLELLALDEVH from the coding sequence ATGGTGAAGTTTATACACACCGCGGACTGGCAGATTGGCGAGACCTTTCGTTTCTTTGGCGAGCGATCGCTCTATCTCAAGGATGCGCGCCATGCGGCGGTGGAGCGTATTGCACAGCTCGCCGTCGATGAGAGGGTTGATTTTGTTCTCGTCGCTGGTGATGTGTTTGAGTTTGCTCGTCCGGACCGAGTCTCCTTGCAGCGGCTCGCACGAGCGATGGAACGCTTTGAAGGCCCCTGGCTTCTTCTCCCGGGTAATCACGATGCAGCGGTTCCTCACGGAATCTGGGATCAGCTTGCGGATGGGTCAATCTTTGGTCCTGGTGTTGTCCTCATGACGACTCCCTCACCGATCCTGCTCGATAGCTGCGCGACGGCTGTCCTTCCCGCTCCACTGCAAGCACGCTATGCCGGGCGTGACCTCACCGAGGACCTCGACCGCATGGAGACGCCTTCTGGCTACGTGCGGGTTGGAGTCGCTCATGGCGCGGTGAAGGGCATCTTGCCGGAGATGGCCGAGGCCAACAATCCGATAGCCTCTGATCGGGCGCGCCAGGCCAGTCTCGATTATCTCGCGCTCGGCGACTGGCACGGGTTCTATCGTATCAACGAGCGGACCTATTACAGCGGTACTCCGGAGACGGATCGATTTACCCACAATGACTCTGGTTCAGTTGCCGTCGTAGAGATCGCAGCCCAAGGAGCGCTCCCAGCAGTATCGCTGCACCGGACGACCCGTTTTGATTGGCACGAGCAGACCGTAACGCTTGGGAGCCAGACGGATCTCGCACGTCTCGAGCAGGAGCTCCAGAGATTCAATGCTACTGATGTCGTGAAGCTGTCGATTCGTGGCTACGTCGACTTGGAGGATCTCGAGGCCCTCAATAGGCTTGAGGAGGTGATGCGTGCGCGAGTCCAAGCACTTGATTGGGATGTCTCTGAGGTGGAGATTTCGCCCACCGATGATGAAATCGCCTCGCTAGCACTGGCGGGTGTGCATGGTTTCGTCCTTTCGCGTCTGCTCGAGCGTCGAGATGCGATCGATGCACGTGTTTTTCGCCGCGCAGTACTTGAGCTCCTCGCGCTCGACGAGGTGCATTAG
- the sdhC gene encoding succinate dehydrogenase, cytochrome b556 subunit — protein MSKGATVYKGKSGQWAFVLHRVTGFLVFLFLLLHIVDVSTLNDPHVYNQIHQLYGNIFLRLFEVGLLFALLYHALNGLRVIMIDFWPGVIKNEKGVFNFMLSLAIVLTIIGGWFIVKPFFLGAH, from the coding sequence GTGAGCAAAGGGGCTACGGTCTATAAGGGCAAGAGCGGCCAATGGGCCTTCGTTCTCCATCGAGTTACCGGATTCTTGGTGTTTCTCTTCCTGCTGCTCCATATCGTCGACGTTTCAACACTCAACGATCCGCACGTCTACAACCAGATCCACCAGCTCTATGGCAACATCTTTCTCCGCCTCTTCGAGGTCGGGCTGTTGTTCGCGCTGCTTTATCATGCGCTGAACGGTTTGCGCGTGATCATGATCGACTTCTGGCCCGGTGTCATCAAGAATGAAAAGGGCGTCTTTAACTTCATGCTGTCGCTTGCGATCGTGTTGACCATCATCGGTGGTTGGTTCATCGTCAAGCCATTCTTTCTAGGAGCACACTGA